Proteins encoded within one genomic window of Oryza glaberrima chromosome 12, OglaRS2, whole genome shotgun sequence:
- the LOC127756475 gene encoding proline--tRNA ligase, cytoplasmic — protein sequence MSSGKGGGGGGGGKGGAGGGKKKEVKKETKLGMAYKKDDNFGEWYSEVVVNSEMIEYYDISGCYILRPWAMEIWEFLKEFFDAEIKKLKLKPYYFPLFVTENVLQKEKDHIEGFAPEVAWVTKSGKSDLEAPIAIRPTSETVMYPYFSKWIRSHRDLPLRCNQWCNVVRWEFSNPTPFIRSREFLWQEGHTAFATKEEADEEVLQILELYRKIYEEFLAVPVSKGRKSEMEKFAGGLYTTSVEAFIPNTGRGVQGATSHCLGQNFAKMFDITFENDKGSRSMVWQNSWAYTTRSIGVMVMTHGDDKGLVLPPRVAPLQVIVIPVPYKDVDTTAIVNECKKTVETLEKAGIRADLDTRENYSPGWKYSHWEMKGVPLRIEIGPKDMANNQARVVRRDNGAKADIPTADLVEKVNGLLDEVQKNLFETAKQKRDACLKVVNTWDEFIVALNDKKLILAPWCDEEEVEKDVKARTKGDLGAAKTLCTPFEQPDLPEGTTCFASGKPAKKWSFWGRSY from the exons ATGTCGTCCGGgaagggaggtggaggtggaggcggcggcaagggAGGCGCAGGCGGAG ggaagaagaaggaggtgAAGAAGGAGACGAAGCTCGGGATGGCGTACAAGAAGGATGACAACTTCGGGGAGTGGTACTCCGAG GTTGTCGTTAACAGTGAAATGATCGAGTACTATGACATATCCGGTTGTTATATCTTGAGGCCATGGGCGATGGAGATCTGGGAATTTCTTAAA GAATTCTTTGATGCAGAAATAAAAAAGCTGAAGCTGAAACCTTATTATTTCCCATTGTTTGTCACTGAGAATGTCCTACAGAAGGAGAAAGACCACATTGAGGGCTTTGCACCAGAG GTAGCATGGGTCACTAAATCAGGAAAATCTGATCTGGAAGCTCCTATCGCAATCCGTCCTACAAGTGAGACTGTCATGTATCCATACTTCTCCAAATGGATAAGAAGTCATCGGGACTTACCTTTGAGGTGTAACCAGTGGTGTAACGTCGTGCGATGGGAGTTTAGCAATCCAACTCCATTCATAAG GAGCCGTGAGTTCCTTTGGCAAGAAGGGCATACAGCTTTTGCAACTAAAGAGGAGGCTGACGAAGAG GTTCTCCAAATTTTGGAACTCTACCGAAAGATTTATGAAGAATTTTTAGCAGTTCCAGTTTCTAAAGGGAGGAAAAGTGAGATGGAAAAATTTGCTGGTGGACTGTATACAACAAGTGTTGAG GCCTTCATTCCAAACACAGGACGTGGTGTACAAGGGGCAACATCACATTGTCTTGGTCAAAACTTTGCAAAGATGTTTGATATCACTTTTGAGAATGATAAGGGCTCAAGATCCATGGTGTGGCAGAACTCTTGGGCATACACCACCCGCTCG attggGGTGATGGTGATGACACACGGAGATGACAAAGGTTTAGTGCTTCCACCAAGGGTGGCACCTCTGCAGGTCATTGTTATTCCTGTTCCATACAAAGATGTTGACACAACAGCTATTGTAAACGAATGCAAAAAGACTGTTGAGACACTGGAGAAAGCTGGTATTCGAGCAGACTTAGATACCCGCGAAAACTATTCTCCAGGATGGAAGTATTCCCACTGGGAGATGAAAGGCGTTCCTCTAAGAATTGAGATAGGTCCAAAAGATATGGCAAACAATCAG GCCCGTGTTGTTAGGCGAGACAATGGTGCAAAAGCTGATATTCCTACGGCTGACTTGGTTGAGAAAGTTAATGGGTTACTTGATGAGGTTCAGAAAAACTTGTTTGAGACGGCGAAACAAAAGAGAGATGCCTGCCTTAAGGTTGTTAACACCTGGGATGAATTCATAGTGGCTCTGAATGACAAAAAATTGATCCTGGCTCCATGGTGTGATGAAGAG GAAGTTGAGAAGGATGTGAAGGCTCGGACAAAAGGTGACCTGGGAGCTGCCAAGACATTGTGTACACCATTTGAACAGCCAGATCTCCCAGAAG GAACCACATGCTTTGCTTCTGGAAAGCCTGCGAAGAAATGGTCATTCTGGGGCCGCAGCTATTGA
- the LOC127757417 gene encoding UDP-glucose 6-dehydrogenase 4: MVKICCIGAGYVGGPTMAVIALKCPAIEVVVVDISKPRIDAWNSEQLPIYEPGLDEVVKECRGRNLFFSTDVEKHVAEANIIFVSVNTPTKTRGLGAGKAADLTYWESAARMIADVSKSDKIVVEKSTVPVKTAEAIEKILTHNSKGINYQILSNPEFLAEGTAIEDLFKPDRVLIGGRETPEGKKAVQALKEVYAHWVPEDRIITTNLWSAELSKLAANAFLAQRISSVNAISALCEATGANVAEVAYSVGKDSRIGPKFLNASVGFGGSCFQKDILNLVYICECNGLPEVANYWKQVIKINDYQKSRFVNRVVSSMFNTVSGKKIAVLGFAFKKDTGDTRETPAIDVCHGLLGDKAQISIYDPQVTEDQIQRDLAMSKFDWDHPMHLQPTSPTAFKQVSVVWDAYEATKGAHGVCILTEWDEFKTLDYQKIFDNMQKPAFVFDGRNVVDAEKLREIGFIVYSIGKPLDAWLKDMPAVA; this comes from the coding sequence ATGGTGAAGATCTGCTGCATTGGAGCTGGCTATGTCGGCGGCCCAACCATGGCCGTCATTGCCCTCAAATGCCCAGCAATCGAGGTGGTGGTTGTTGACATTTCCAAGCCTCGCATTGATGCCTGGAACAGCGAACAGCTCCCGATCTACGAGCCTGGCCTCGATGAGGTCGTGAAGGAGTGCAGAGGCAGGAACCTCTTCTTCAGCACTGATGTGGAGAAGCATGTCGCCGAGGCGAACATCATCTTTGTATCTGTCAACACCCCCACCAAGACCCGTGGTCTTGGAGCTGGCAAGGCTGCTGACCTCACCTACTGGGAAAGTGCTGCTCGGATGATTGCTGATGTCTCCAAGTCTGACAAGATCGTTGTTGAGAAGTCCACTGTCCCTGTCAAGACTGCAGAGGCCATTGAGAAGATCTTGACCCACAACAGCAAGGGCATCAACTACCAGATCCTCTCAAACCCGGAGTTCCTTGCGGAGGGCACTGCGATCGAAGATCTGTTCAAGCCTGACAGAGTGCTCATTGGTGGCCGGGAGACCCCTGAGGGCAAGAAGGCTGTTCAGGCTCTCAAGGAGGTGTACGCCCACTGGGTTCCTGAGGACAGGATTATCACCACCAACCTGTGGTCCGCTGAGCTCTCCAAGCTCGCAGCCAACGCGTTCTTGGCACAGAGGATCTCCTCTGTGAATGCCATCTCCGCCCTATGCGAGGCGACTGGTGCCAATGTGGCCGAGGTTGCTTACTCTGTGGGAAAGGACTCCAGGATTGGCCCCAAGTTCCTGAATGCCAGTGTTGGCTTTGGTGGATCCTGTTTCCAGAAGGACATCCTGAACCTTGTGTACATCTGCGAGTGCAATGGCCTTCCCGAGGTGGCCAACTACTGGAAGCAGGTCATCAAGATCAACGACTACCAGAAGAGCCGGTTTGTCAACCGCGTTGTGTCCTCCATGTTCAACACAGTCTCCGGCAAGAAGATCGCCGTCCTTGGCTTTGCGTTCAAGAAGGACACCGGTGACACCAGGGAGACACCAGCCATTGATGTGTGCCACGGTCTGTTGGGTGACAAGGCACAGATCAGCATCTACGACCCACAGGTCACCGAGGACCAGATCCAGCGGGACCTCGCCATGAGCAAGTTCGACTGGGACCACCCGATGCACCTGCAGCCGACCAGCCCCACCGCATTCAAGCAGGTGAGCGTGGTGTGGGATGCATATGAGGCCACCAAGGGGGCCCATGGTGTCTGCATCCTCACCGAATGGGACGAGTTCAAGACCTTGGACTACCAGAAGATCTTTGACAACATGCAGAAGCCTGCATTCGTCTTTGATGGGCGCAATGTGGTCGATGCCGAGAAGCTCAGGGAGATTGGGTTCATCGTCTACTCCATCGGCAAGCCGCTTGATGCCTGGCTCAAGGACATGCCCGCGGTTGCATAA
- the LOC127756476 gene encoding UDP-glucose 6-dehydrogenase 5 translates to MVKICCIGAGYVGGPTMAVIALKCPAIEVVVVDIAKPRIDAWNSEQLPIYEPGLDEVVKECRGRNLFFSTDVEKHVAEADIIFVSVNTPTKTRGLGAGKAADLTYWESAARMIADVSKSDKIVVEKSTVPVKTAEAIEKILTHNSKGINYQILSNPEFLAEGTAIEDLFKPDRVLIGGRETPEGKKAVQALKEVYAHWVPEDRIITTNLWSAELSKLAANAFLAQRISSVNAISALCEATGANVSEVAYAVGKDTRIGPKFLNASVGFGGSCFQKDILNLVYICECNGLPEVANYWKQVIKINDYQKSRFVNRVVASMFNTVSGKKIAVLGFAFKKDTGDTRETPAIDVCHGLLGDKAQISIYDPQVTEDQIQRDLSMAKFDWDHPRHLQPTSPTAFKQVSVVWDAYEATKGAHGLCILTEWDEFKTLDYQRIFDNMQKPAFVFDGRNVVDPEKLREIGFIVYSIGKPLDAWLKDMPAVA, encoded by the coding sequence ATGGTGAAGATCTGCTGCATCGGAGCTGGATATGTCGGCGGCCCAACCATGGCTGTCATTGCCCTCAAATGCCCAGCAATTGAGGTGGTGGTTGTTGACATTGCGAAGCCTCGCATTGATGCCTGGAACAGCGAACAGCTCCCGATCTATGAGCCTGGTCTTGATGAGGTTGTGAAGGAATGCAGGGGCAGGAACCTCTTCTTCAGCACGGACGTCGAGAAGCATGTCGCCGAGGCAGACATCATCTTTGTGTCTGTCAACACCCCTACCAAGACCCGTGGACTTGGAGCAGGCAAGGCTGCTGACCTCACCTACTGGGAGAGTGCTGCTCGGATGATCGCTGATGTCTCCAAGTCTGACAAGATCGTTGTTGAGAAGTCCACTGTCCCTGTCAAGACCGCTGAGGCCATTGAGAAGATCTTGACCCACAACAGCAAGGGCATCAACTACCAGATCCTCTCCAACCCAGAATTCCTTGCAGAGGGCACTGCGATTGAAGATCTCTTCAAGCCAGATAGAGTGCTCATTGGTGGCCGGGAGACTCCTGAAGGAAAGAAGGCTGTTCAGGCTCTCAAGGAAGTTTATGCCCATTGGGTTCCTGAGGACAGGATTATCACCACCAACCTGTGGTCTGCTGAGCTCTCCAAGCTCGCAGCCAATGCGTTCTTGGCGCAGAGAATCTCCTCTGTGAATGCCATCTCTGCACTATGTGAGGCGACTGGTGCCAATGTGTCCGAGGTGGCCTATGCTGTGGGGAAAGACACCAGAATCGGCCCCAAGTTCTTGAATGCCAGTGTCGGCTTTGGTGGCTCCTGTTTCCAGAAGGACATCCTGAACCTCGTGTACATCTGCGAGTGCAATGGCCTTCCTGAGGTTGCCAACTACTGGAAGCAGGTCATCAAGATTAACGACTACCAGAAGAGCCGGTTTGTCAACCGTGTTGTGGCCTCCATGTTCAACACTGTCTCTGGCAAGAAGATTGCCGTCCTTGGCTTTGCGTTCAAGAAGGACACCGGTGACACCAGGGAGACACCTGCCATTGATGTGTGCCATGGCCTGTTGGGTGACAAGGCTCAAATCAGCATCTACGACCCACAGGTAACCGAAGATCAGATCCAGCGGGACCTTTCCATGGCCAAGTTTGATTGGGACCACCCAAGGCACCTACAGCCAACTAGCCCCACGGCGTTTAAGCAGGTGAGTGTGGTCTGGGATGCGTATGAGGCCACCAAGGGAGCCCATGGACTGTGCATCCTCACCGAGTGGGACGAGTTCAAGACCTTGGACTACCAGAGGATCTTTGACAACATGCAGAAACCTGCATTTGTCTTCGATGGGCGCAATGTGGTCGATCCTGAGAAGCTCAGGGAGATTGGCTTCATTGTCTACTCCATCGGCAAGCCGCTTGATGCATGGCTCAAAGACATGCCCGCGGTTGCATAA